In Prionailurus viverrinus isolate Anna chromosome C2, UM_Priviv_1.0, whole genome shotgun sequence, one DNA window encodes the following:
- the LOC125175238 gene encoding olfactory receptor 5H2-like, with the protein MGTKNATELKEFVLMGLTYQPEWQIPLFLVFLVIYLITIVGNLGLISLICNEPQLHIPMYFFLGNLAFVDVWISSTVTPKMLVNFFAKGKMISLSECMIQFFSFVMSATTECFLLATMAYDRYVAICKPLLYPVIMTSRLSMQLLVSSFVGGLLHAIIHTGFLFRLTFCNSNIIHHFYCDIMPLFKISCTDPSINVLIVFIFSGSIQMFTILTVLVSYTSVLFTILKKKSLQDIRKAFSTCGTHLLSVSLYYGPLLFMYVRPVSAQADDQDMMDSLFYTVIIPVLNPIIYSLRNKKVIDSLRKMLKRKA; encoded by the coding sequence ATGGGAACTAAAAATGCAACAGAGCTAAAAGAGTTTGTTCTCATGGGACTTACATATCAACCAGAGTGGCAAATTCCTTTGTTCCTGGTATTCCTAGTTATATATCTCATCACCATTGTGGGAAACCTTGGTCTGATTTCTCTCATATGCAATGAGCCTCAGCTTCACATccccatgtactttttccttgGGAATCTGGCATTTGTGGATGTTTGGATATCATCCACGGTGACCCCCAAGATGTTGGTCAACTTTTTTGCCAAGGGCAAGatgatttctctctctgaatgcatgatacaatttttttcctttgtaatgagTGCCACCACAGAATGTTTTCTGCTGGCAACAATGGCATATGATCGATATGTGGCCATATGCAAGCCTTTACTTTATCCAGTAATTATGACCAGTAGACTATCCATGCAGCTATTAGTTTCATCATTTGTAGGTGGACTTCTTCATGCCATAATTCATACAGGCTTTTTATTCAGATTAACGTTCTGTAATTCTAACATAATACATCACTTTTACTGTGACATCatgccattatttaaaatttcttgtactGATCCTTCTATTAATGTTctgatagtatttattttttctggatcAATTCAGATGTTCACCATTCTGACTGTTCTTGTCTCTTACACATCAGTTCTCtttacaatcttaaaaaagaagtctCTACAAGACATAAGgaaagccttctccacctgtggAACCCATCTCTTATCTGTCTCTTTGTACTATGGTCCTCTTCTCTTCATGTATGTGCGCCCTGTATCTGCACAAGCAGATGATCAAGATATGATGGACTCTCTATTTTACACTGTCATAATTCCTGTGTTAAATCCAATTATCTATAGCTTGAGAAATAAGAAAGTCATAGATTCactgagaaaaatgttaaagagaaaagCTTAG